The Halomicronema hongdechloris C2206 genome includes a window with the following:
- a CDS encoding tetratricopeptide repeat protein — protein MRIWMAFLVSLPLLACSVPASLGQTNENLAEDLFEQGQAAFRGGEPDSAIALYTEAIGADPNYAAAYVGRGGVYAVLKDYEAAIADFDQAIELDPELASAYGSRGVARYRSGDPEGIRDLWQAARLFRDQDRMEDYFKTLVIIRRLDP, from the coding sequence ATGCGTATTTGGATGGCATTTTTAGTCAGTTTGCCGCTGTTGGCCTGTAGTGTGCCTGCGTCTTTGGGGCAAACCAATGAGAACTTGGCCGAGGATTTATTTGAGCAGGGCCAGGCGGCGTTTCGTGGCGGTGAGCCCGATAGTGCGATCGCACTGTATACCGAAGCCATTGGCGCCGACCCCAACTATGCAGCCGCCTACGTGGGGCGCGGTGGGGTTTATGCCGTGCTCAAGGATTATGAGGCGGCCATTGCCGATTTCGATCAGGCCATTGAGCTAGATCCCGAGTTGGCCAGTGCCTATGGCAGTCGTGGGGTGGCCCGTTATCGCAGTGGCGATCCAGAGGGCATTCGCGATCTCTGGCAAGCCGCCCGGCTCTTCCGGGACCAAGACCGCATGGAAGACTACTTCAAGACTCTGGTGATCATCCGGCGCCTCGATCCCTAG